Proteins co-encoded in one Sulfuricaulis limicola genomic window:
- a CDS encoding phosphoheptose isomerase, with the protein MTLIQRVKNNFQESILTTRNCMEELAPIIAQAAAHMSQALLTDRKILICGNGGSAADAQHFSAELLNRFERERPGLPAIALTTDTSTITAIGNDYHFDDIFSKQVRALGQAGDVLLGISTSGNSRNVIRAIEAAHERGITCVALNGREGGEITGLLSGHDVNICVPGSSTARIQEVHGIVIHCLCDLIDYQLLGQG; encoded by the coding sequence ATCACGCTGATTCAGCGCGTGAAGAACAATTTCCAGGAAAGCATCCTGACCACGCGTAACTGCATGGAGGAGCTGGCGCCGATCATCGCGCAGGCAGCTGCGCACATGAGCCAGGCGCTGCTGACCGACCGCAAGATTCTCATTTGCGGCAATGGCGGGTCGGCCGCGGATGCGCAGCATTTTTCCGCCGAACTGCTGAACCGCTTCGAGCGCGAGCGCCCGGGACTGCCGGCGATCGCGCTTACCACCGATACCTCGACCATCACCGCCATCGGCAACGACTATCACTTTGACGATATTTTTTCCAAGCAGGTGCGCGCGCTCGGCCAGGCCGGTGACGTGCTGCTCGGCATCTCGACCTCGGGCAATTCGCGCAACGTCATCCGCGCCATCGAGGCGGCGCACGAGCGCGGCATCACCTGCGTCGCGCTGAACGGGCGCGAGGGCGGCGAGATCACCGGCCTGCTCAGCGGCCACGACGTCAATATCTGCGTGCCCGGTTCGTCCACGGCGCGCATCCAGGAAGTGCACGGCATCGTCATCCACTGCCTGTGCGACCTGATCGACTACCAACTGCTCGGGCAAGGCTGA
- a CDS encoding YraN family protein produces MRNPRDNLNRGREAEERACRHLQRQGLALTQRNYRSPFGEIDLVMQERNTLVFVEVRYRARPDFGSAAETVDTRKQARLRATAEHYRQNTPQASKKACRFDIVAITGDGEDGDFRWLRDVF; encoded by the coding sequence ATGCGGAATCCCCGGGACAATCTCAACCGCGGACGTGAGGCGGAGGAACGCGCCTGCCGTCATTTGCAACGGCAGGGGCTGGCGCTCACGCAGCGCAATTACCGCAGCCCTTTCGGGGAGATAGATCTGGTCATGCAGGAACGTAACACCCTGGTGTTCGTCGAGGTCCGTTACCGCGCCCGCCCCGATTTCGGCTCGGCCGCCGAGACGGTGGACACCCGCAAACAGGCCCGCTTGCGCGCCACCGCCGAACACTACCGGCAGAATACGCCGCAGGCCTCCAAGAAAGCCTGCCGATTTGATATCGTAGCCATCACTGGTGACGGCGAAGACGGCGATTTTCGCTGGTTGCGTGATGTTTTCTGA
- a CDS encoding penicillin-binding protein activator: MKPIRWLAIPVICAALLAGCETVPVTPTGLPPVSTDTAERAERDGEYLLAAREYTRLAETAQSPQKQDYELRAVAALLKAGQLYEARTRVEMINVLSLDTSFSARKRILQARVLIVEGAHERAIRQLNEASAVRNLSPALLSEISEVRAQAELALDNPVGAVRNLIAREQYIVGKEAVAGNQQQLWKILVSLPRARLATALNMARDPVLSGWIELALIAVENAGQPLRMNAAVEQWRKTNPAHPAGETILGALISQAPMIGRVDRIALLLPLSSGYAVAAQAVRDGFLAMDAANTDPDKPKISVYDTGPDPAKAPDFYEQAVNDGAQFVVGPLGREAAEAIMRQASIRAPTLMLNYSDEEPGSTSKYLFQFGLSPEQEARQAAERAWLDGHRQAAVLYPKTPWGERMVAAWSSHWQRLGGVVVANQAYNDTDVDFSEPIKNLLNITQSEARKEEIEKTVGQKLRFETRARQDIDFIFLAADAKHGRLIKPQLNFYHAARVPVYSTSHIFTGAGDAMRDIDLDGIQFGDMPWMLVGDGKIQELRQKLQRDWPHVHTDLDRLYALGVDSYAILPHLGRIGMESGARFNGVTSGLSVDQHGRLQRQLLWARFNRGVPRLVDTFLKHQDQFKIENDAESPGQSQPRT, translated from the coding sequence ATGAAACCCATCCGCTGGCTGGCCATACCTGTAATATGCGCGGCGCTCCTCGCCGGTTGCGAGACCGTGCCGGTCACACCCACGGGGTTGCCGCCGGTCAGCACGGACACTGCGGAAAGAGCCGAGCGTGACGGGGAATACCTGCTGGCCGCGCGCGAATACACGCGCCTCGCCGAAACCGCCCAATCGCCGCAGAAACAGGATTACGAATTGCGCGCCGTGGCCGCCCTGCTCAAGGCCGGGCAGCTGTATGAGGCGCGCACGCGCGTCGAGATGATCAATGTCCTGTCGCTGGATACCTCGTTCAGCGCGCGCAAGCGCATTCTCCAGGCGCGCGTGCTGATCGTCGAGGGCGCGCATGAAAGGGCGATACGCCAGCTGAACGAGGCCAGCGCGGTACGCAATCTGAGCCCGGCGCTGCTTTCCGAGATCAGCGAGGTGCGCGCGCAGGCGGAACTCGCGCTCGACAACCCCGTGGGCGCGGTGCGCAATCTCATCGCCCGCGAGCAGTACATCGTCGGCAAGGAGGCTGTCGCCGGGAATCAGCAGCAATTATGGAAAATCCTGGTGTCGCTGCCGCGCGCGCGGCTCGCCACCGCGCTCAACATGGCGCGCGACCCGGTGTTGTCAGGCTGGATCGAGCTGGCCCTGATCGCGGTGGAAAACGCCGGCCAGCCGCTGCGCATGAATGCCGCCGTGGAACAATGGAGAAAGACCAATCCGGCCCACCCGGCGGGGGAAACCATTCTCGGCGCGCTGATCAGCCAGGCACCCATGATCGGCCGCGTCGATCGCATCGCGCTGCTGTTGCCGTTGTCTTCCGGTTACGCCGTCGCGGCCCAGGCGGTGCGCGACGGGTTCCTGGCGATGGACGCCGCCAACACCGACCCGGACAAGCCGAAAATCAGCGTCTACGACACCGGACCCGACCCCGCGAAGGCGCCCGATTTCTACGAGCAGGCGGTCAATGACGGCGCACAATTCGTCGTCGGCCCGCTCGGGCGCGAGGCCGCGGAGGCCATCATGCGCCAGGCCAGCATCCGGGCCCCGACCCTGATGCTGAATTACAGCGACGAAGAACCGGGATCGACGTCGAAATATCTTTTCCAGTTCGGCCTGTCGCCGGAACAGGAGGCGCGACAGGCAGCCGAACGCGCCTGGCTCGACGGGCACCGGCAGGCGGCCGTGCTTTACCCCAAGACGCCATGGGGCGAGCGCATGGTAGCAGCATGGTCAAGCCACTGGCAGCGTCTCGGCGGGGTGGTGGTCGCGAACCAGGCTTACAACGACACGGACGTGGACTTCTCCGAGCCAATCAAGAACCTGCTCAACATCACCCAGAGCGAGGCGCGCAAGGAGGAGATCGAAAAAACCGTCGGGCAGAAACTGCGCTTCGAGACGCGCGCGCGGCAGGATATCGATTTCATTTTCCTCGCCGCCGACGCCAAACATGGGCGACTGATCAAGCCGCAGCTCAACTTCTATCACGCCGCGCGCGTTCCGGTGTACTCGACCTCGCACATCTTCACCGGCGCGGGCGACGCCATGCGCGACATCGACCTCGACGGCATCCAGTTCGGCGACATGCCGTGGATGCTGGTGGGAGACGGCAAAATCCAGGAGCTGCGGCAGAAACTGCAGCGCGACTGGCCGCATGTTCACACCGATCTCGACCGCCTGTACGCGCTCGGCGTGGACAGTTACGCTATTCTGCCGCACCTGGGGCGCATTGGCATGGAATCGGGCGCGCGCTTCAACGGCGTCACCAGCGGACTCTCGGTAGATCAGCACGGCCGCCTGCAGCGGCAACTGCTGTGGGCACGCTTCAACCGCGGCGTGCCGCGCCTGGTCGACACCTTCCTCAAGCACCAGGACCAGTTCAAGATCGAGAACGATGCGGAATCCCCGGGACAATCTCAACCGCGGACGTGA
- the rsmI gene encoding 16S rRNA (cytidine(1402)-2'-O)-methyltransferase: protein MSDAGTLYVVATPIGNLEDMTPRALRILSEADLIAAEDTRHSGKLLRHFGIGTKTEAIHEHNERSQVPRLVEILKGGKSIAFITDAGTPLVSDPGFLLVRAARQAGIRVVPVPGACAAIAALSAAGLPSDRFVFEGFPPAKSAARRAVFEKLREDGRTLIFYESPHRILESLKDMSEVFGGAREAVLARELTKQFETLHAGTLVELLAWVGRDTNQQLGEFVILIHGVPRVEQEAMDEEAGRVLRILLDELPVSQAAALAARITGLKKNLLYDYALGIKQEP from the coding sequence GTGTCAGACGCCGGCACGCTATACGTCGTGGCCACGCCGATCGGCAATCTCGAAGACATGACGCCGCGCGCGTTGCGGATCCTGTCCGAGGCCGACCTGATCGCGGCCGAGGACACGCGCCACAGCGGCAAGCTGCTGCGGCATTTCGGTATCGGCACCAAGACGGAAGCCATCCATGAGCATAACGAGCGCAGCCAGGTTCCCAGACTTGTTGAAATCCTGAAGGGTGGTAAGTCTATCGCATTTATCACCGACGCTGGTACCCCGCTGGTGAGCGACCCCGGCTTCCTTCTGGTGCGCGCCGCCCGACAGGCGGGTATCCGCGTGGTGCCCGTGCCCGGCGCCTGCGCCGCGATTGCCGCCCTGTCGGCCGCCGGCCTGCCTTCCGACCGCTTCGTGTTCGAGGGGTTCCCGCCGGCCAAATCCGCCGCGCGCCGCGCCGTGTTCGAGAAGCTGCGCGAGGACGGTCGCACACTCATCTTTTATGAAAGTCCGCATCGCATTCTGGAGAGCCTGAAGGACATGAGCGAAGTCTTCGGAGGCGCGCGCGAGGCGGTGCTGGCGCGCGAGCTTACCAAGCAGTTCGAAACCCTCCATGCCGGCACCTTGGTGGAGCTTCTGGCATGGGTCGGTCGCGACACGAATCAGCAGCTCGGTGAGTTTGTCATCCTCATCCACGGTGTGCCGCGCGTGGAACAGGAGGCCATGGACGAAGAAGCTGGGCGCGTGCTCAGAATCCTGCTCGATGAGCTGCCCGTGAGTCAGGCCGCGGCGCTGGCGGCCAGAATCACTGGGCTGAAGAAGAACCTCTTGTATGATTACGCCCTGGGCATCAAGCAGGAACCTTAA